Proteins encoded by one window of Cyanobium sp. NS01:
- a CDS encoding ferredoxin--nitrite reductase, producing MSTPTTPEATTPSSGLTKVEQAKADLCGLDLQPQLAELAAAGWDSLDEATLTIRLKWMGIFFRPVTPGRFMLRLRLPNGVVSAEQLELLAEAVDRCGEHGSADITTRQNLQLRGLLFEDMAPLLEAMERVGLTSRQSGHDNPRNITGNPLAGIDPEEIVDTRPLVQAIQARLFQPDGPRNLPRKFNVAVGGAPDSFLLHNDLAFLPAHHAGELGFTVMVGGFFSAQRNELAIPLGLWLRADQLPDFALTVLLHFEQNGNRKLRNKSRLMYLIDELGLETYRDTIKAAYGALAGGEAMASLQPHDGTHLVTRAPRDGLGWNAQAQEGLGWMGLHVPMGRLDAEGMLALAGLARQYGSGELRLTEAQNALIVNVPEASQEALLAEPLLQRFRPDPGHLQAEAVSCTGNAYCSFALIPTKSTAQELVEELERRVELPHGVRTHWTGCPNACGQPYMGQIGLMGAKTRKDGEMVEAVKIFLGGSMDADPRLAELHDKGVPLSDLPDVMEQLLVDRFGARRKAAAA from the coding sequence ATGAGCACTCCCACGACCCCTGAAGCGACCACTCCCAGCTCCGGCCTCACCAAGGTGGAGCAGGCCAAGGCCGATCTCTGCGGCCTCGATCTGCAACCCCAGCTGGCCGAGCTGGCCGCTGCCGGCTGGGACAGCCTCGACGAGGCCACCCTCACCATCCGGCTGAAGTGGATGGGCATCTTTTTCCGGCCCGTCACCCCCGGCCGTTTCATGCTGCGGCTGCGACTCCCGAACGGCGTGGTCAGCGCTGAGCAGCTGGAGCTGCTCGCCGAGGCGGTGGATCGTTGCGGCGAGCACGGCAGCGCCGACATCACCACCCGCCAGAACCTGCAGCTGCGGGGCCTGCTGTTCGAGGACATGGCGCCGCTGTTGGAGGCCATGGAGCGGGTGGGCCTGACCAGTCGCCAGTCGGGACACGACAACCCGCGCAACATCACCGGCAACCCCCTGGCCGGCATCGATCCCGAGGAGATCGTCGACACGCGTCCCCTCGTGCAGGCGATTCAGGCGCGGCTGTTCCAGCCGGATGGCCCCCGCAACCTGCCGCGCAAGTTCAACGTGGCCGTCGGCGGTGCTCCCGACAGCTTCCTGCTCCACAACGACCTCGCCTTCCTGCCCGCCCATCACGCCGGCGAGCTCGGCTTCACCGTGATGGTGGGCGGCTTCTTCTCAGCCCAGCGCAACGAACTCGCCATCCCGCTCGGCCTGTGGCTGCGGGCTGATCAGCTGCCTGATTTTGCCCTCACGGTGCTGTTGCACTTCGAGCAGAACGGCAATCGCAAGCTGCGCAACAAGAGCCGGCTGATGTATCTGATCGATGAACTGGGGCTTGAGACCTACAGGGACACGATCAAGGCGGCCTATGGGGCGTTGGCCGGCGGCGAGGCGATGGCCTCGCTCCAGCCCCACGACGGCACGCACCTGGTGACACGGGCTCCCCGGGATGGCCTCGGCTGGAATGCCCAGGCCCAGGAGGGGCTCGGCTGGATGGGCCTGCACGTGCCGATGGGCCGTCTCGATGCCGAAGGGATGCTGGCCCTGGCCGGTCTGGCCCGGCAGTACGGCAGCGGTGAACTGCGGCTCACCGAGGCCCAGAACGCCCTGATCGTCAACGTGCCGGAAGCCAGCCAGGAGGCGCTGCTGGCCGAGCCGCTGCTGCAGCGCTTCCGCCCCGATCCCGGCCACCTGCAGGCCGAGGCTGTGAGCTGCACCGGCAACGCCTACTGCAGTTTTGCCCTGATCCCCACCAAGAGCACGGCCCAGGAGCTGGTGGAGGAGCTGGAGCGGCGGGTGGAGCTGCCCCATGGGGTGCGCACCCACTGGACCGGTTGTCCCAACGCCTGCGGCCAGCCCTACATGGGTCAGATCGGCCTGATGGGAGCCAAGACCCGCAAGGACGGCGAGATGGTGGAAGCCGTGAAGATCTTCCTCGGCGGCTCCATGGACGCCGACCCGAGGCTGGCTGAGCTGCATGACAAGGGTGTGCCTCTCAGCGACCTACCGGACGTGATGGAGCAGCTGCTGGTGGACCGCTTCGGTGCGCGGCGCAAGGCTGCGGCTGCCTGA
- a CDS encoding anthranilate phosphoribosyltransferase family protein — MALPSGTLPNASPETGLNGHAPAVELLSGRERFKHYLQKVGSGEHTSRGLSREEAGHALELMLLEEATPAQIGAFLIAHRIRRPEPQELAGMLDVYRRLGPSLRSAEPALCFGMPFDGRTRTAPIYPLTALALSAAGLPVVLQGGGRMPVKYGVPAIELFAALGLELQGLDLTTVQAGLTQHRLALVHQPDHFPLAESLTPIRDDLGKRPPVASLELLWTAHQGPHLLVSGFVHPPTESRAWKALELAGEAMAITVKGLEGSTDLPISRACITARAQGGDGERLILHPRDHGCYDNDALWQDLESWREQALAALGGQGPLATALIWNAGAYLWYGGVCQDLAAGVARATDLVQSGALLDQLRALIQWRHDAS, encoded by the coding sequence ATGGCGCTCCCTTCCGGCACCCTGCCCAACGCCTCGCCTGAGACCGGACTGAACGGCCATGCCCCTGCTGTGGAGCTTCTGTCTGGCCGTGAGCGTTTCAAGCACTATCTGCAGAAGGTGGGCAGTGGCGAGCACACCAGCCGGGGGCTGAGCCGGGAGGAGGCCGGCCACGCGCTGGAACTGATGCTGCTCGAAGAGGCCACGCCGGCCCAGATCGGCGCCTTTCTGATCGCCCATCGGATCCGTCGGCCCGAGCCCCAGGAACTGGCCGGAATGCTGGATGTCTACCGGCGCCTGGGGCCGAGCCTGCGCAGTGCCGAGCCTGCCCTCTGCTTCGGCATGCCCTTTGACGGCCGCACCCGCACGGCCCCCATTTATCCGCTCACCGCCCTGGCCCTGAGTGCGGCCGGGCTGCCCGTGGTACTGCAGGGGGGGGGCCGCATGCCGGTGAAATATGGCGTGCCGGCCATCGAGCTGTTCGCCGCCCTGGGGCTGGAGCTGCAGGGGCTGGACCTGACCACGGTGCAGGCAGGGCTGACGCAGCACCGCCTGGCCCTGGTGCACCAACCGGACCACTTCCCGCTGGCGGAGAGCCTCACGCCGATCCGCGACGACCTGGGCAAGCGCCCCCCCGTGGCCAGCCTCGAATTGCTCTGGACCGCCCATCAGGGCCCCCACCTGCTGGTGAGCGGCTTCGTGCATCCCCCCACCGAAAGCCGGGCCTGGAAGGCCCTGGAACTGGCCGGCGAGGCGATGGCCATCACGGTGAAAGGCCTCGAGGGCAGCACCGACCTGCCGATCAGCCGCGCCTGCATCACGGCCCGGGCCCAGGGAGGTGATGGGGAGCGCCTGATCCTTCACCCGCGCGACCACGGCTGTTACGACAACGATGCCCTCTGGCAGGATCTCGAGAGCTGGCGCGAGCAGGCCCTGGCCGCTCTCGGTGGCCAGGGGCCCCTGGCCACCGCCCTGATCTGGAATGCCGGGGCCTATCTCTGGTATGGCGGTGTCTGCCAGGATCTGGCTGCAGGCGTGGCCCGCGCCACAGATCTGGTCCAGAGCGGAGCGCTGCTGGATCAGCTGCGTGCCCTGATCCAGTGGAGACACGATGCTTCCTGA
- a CDS encoding nitrate reductase associated protein, with protein MLPEGSHPCSHCFGFERDFVGNWRCIPLCLRRKLDLCGVKLRLNHWLALTGSQRDQLVLWPDGPDDLAALAAELRQSTAAMADGGVTSLPIPREAPWQHPGAPPAEVSSSAAELGYGLGPDQWNGLSELERFALCKLARPGHDHHNLPAALVELFAPTGASS; from the coding sequence ATGCTTCCTGAAGGCTCCCATCCTTGCTCCCACTGCTTCGGCTTCGAGCGCGACTTCGTCGGGAACTGGCGCTGCATTCCCCTCTGCCTGCGCCGCAAGCTCGATCTCTGCGGTGTGAAACTGCGGCTCAACCACTGGCTGGCCCTCACGGGAAGCCAGCGGGATCAGCTCGTGCTCTGGCCTGACGGCCCCGACGACCTGGCGGCCCTGGCGGCCGAGCTGCGCCAGAGCACGGCGGCCATGGCGGACGGCGGGGTCACCTCCCTGCCCATCCCCCGCGAAGCCCCCTGGCAACACCCTGGAGCGCCCCCCGCTGAAGTGAGCAGCTCAGCCGCAGAGCTGGGCTATGGGCTGGGGCCTGACCAGTGGAATGGTCTCTCGGAGCTGGAGCGGTTTGCTCTCTGCAAGCTGGCCCGCCCCGGCCACGACCATCACAACCTGCCAGCGGCGCTGGTGGAGCTGTTTGCCCCGACCGGGGCCTCCTCCTGA
- a CDS encoding molybdopterin oxidoreductase family protein, translating into MAASPPGSVRSQCPYCGVGCGLELLPPAAKNQPTRRDADGLPLWGTRGDRRHPSSLGQVCIKGATVCDTLRHGRLSQPLARASLDEPFQPISWDQAIDRIVARIRTSLASKGPGAIAMYGSGQFHIEDYYVAQKLLKGAIGTNNFDANSRLCMSSAVAGYARSLGSDGPPCCYEDLDHCAVAFLIGTNTAECHPVLFQRLLKRKRRQPGSVTIVVVDPRQTATSDAADLHLAIRPGTDLVLMHGLAHLMVQALTIDVEFIEEATEGFAAYAELLQAWTPERVSRLCGISEAALRQLAQLWGQAPSVLSLWSMGLNQSVEGTAKVAGLINLHLLTGQIGKVGAGPFSLTGQPNAMGGREAGGLAHLLPGYRTVVDPSHRAVVEAAWRFGAGAIDPAPGLDAWRQVEAMESGALDLWWVAATNPLVSMPNLERVKAAVSRCPLVVLSDAYADTETAQYAHLLLPAAQWSEKPGVMVNSERRVTLCPAFRPPPGEARPDWQVFAEVGRRLGFVEAFSYGSAAEVYAELAALTADRLCDHSGLSHALLASEGPQQWPFPCGSAPSQEPRRLYTDHHFPTASGRARFIAEQPMGLAEPPSDRYPLVLTVGRYLGQWHTMTRTAKVPRLNALHPEPLLEIHPEDAGPLGLEDGAMAEIRSLRGTITARATVTERIRPGTVFLPMHWGFMQEQACEANALLHEQACPISRQPELKAAAVAVARVQEEAPVGANSSTSAAGRL; encoded by the coding sequence ATGGCTGCTTCCCCACCAGGCTCGGTGCGCTCCCAGTGCCCCTACTGCGGCGTGGGCTGTGGCCTGGAGTTGCTTCCCCCTGCTGCCAAAAATCAGCCCACCCGGCGCGACGCCGACGGCCTTCCCCTCTGGGGCACCCGGGGGGATCGGCGCCATCCCTCCAGCCTTGGGCAGGTGTGCATCAAGGGGGCCACGGTGTGCGACACCCTGCGCCACGGACGGCTCAGCCAGCCGCTGGCTCGCGCCAGCCTGGACGAGCCCTTCCAGCCGATCAGCTGGGATCAGGCCATCGATCGCATCGTGGCCCGGATCCGCACCTCCCTGGCCAGCAAGGGCCCCGGAGCGATCGCCATGTATGGCTCCGGCCAGTTTCACATCGAGGACTACTACGTCGCCCAGAAGTTGCTCAAGGGGGCGATCGGCACCAACAACTTCGATGCCAACTCGCGCCTGTGCATGAGTTCGGCCGTGGCGGGCTATGCCCGCAGCCTCGGCTCCGATGGCCCCCCCTGCTGCTACGAGGATCTCGACCACTGCGCCGTGGCCTTCCTGATCGGCACCAACACGGCGGAGTGCCATCCGGTGCTGTTTCAGCGGCTGCTGAAGCGCAAACGGCGCCAGCCCGGCAGCGTCACCATCGTGGTGGTGGATCCCAGGCAGACGGCCACCAGCGACGCGGCCGACCTGCACCTGGCGATTCGCCCCGGCACCGACCTGGTGCTGATGCACGGCCTGGCCCATCTGATGGTGCAGGCGCTCACGATCGACGTGGAGTTCATCGAGGAGGCCACCGAAGGTTTCGCCGCCTATGCCGAACTCCTGCAGGCCTGGACCCCCGAGCGGGTCAGCCGGCTGTGCGGCATCTCTGAGGCGGCCCTGCGGCAGCTGGCCCAGCTCTGGGGCCAGGCCCCCAGCGTGCTCAGCCTCTGGTCGATGGGCCTCAACCAGAGCGTGGAGGGCACCGCCAAGGTGGCGGGCCTGATCAACCTGCACCTGCTCACCGGCCAGATCGGCAAGGTGGGAGCGGGGCCCTTCTCCCTCACCGGCCAGCCCAATGCCATGGGCGGCCGCGAAGCCGGTGGGCTGGCCCACCTGCTGCCGGGCTATCGCACGGTGGTGGATCCCTCCCACCGGGCCGTGGTGGAGGCGGCCTGGCGGTTCGGGGCCGGCGCGATCGATCCCGCGCCTGGCCTCGACGCCTGGCGGCAGGTGGAGGCAATGGAGTCTGGTGCCCTTGATCTCTGGTGGGTGGCGGCCACCAATCCCCTGGTGAGCATGCCGAACCTGGAGCGGGTCAAGGCCGCCGTGAGCCGCTGCCCGTTGGTGGTGCTCAGCGATGCCTATGCCGACACCGAGACCGCCCAGTACGCGCACCTGCTGCTGCCTGCGGCCCAGTGGAGTGAAAAGCCCGGGGTGATGGTGAATTCAGAGCGGCGGGTCACCCTGTGTCCGGCCTTTCGGCCGCCCCCCGGAGAGGCCCGCCCCGATTGGCAGGTGTTCGCGGAGGTGGGCCGCAGGCTGGGCTTCGTTGAGGCCTTCAGCTACGGCTCCGCGGCGGAGGTCTACGCCGAGCTGGCCGCCCTCACCGCCGATCGGCTCTGCGATCACTCCGGCCTCAGCCACGCCCTGCTGGCCAGCGAGGGTCCCCAGCAGTGGCCCTTCCCCTGCGGCTCAGCTCCCAGCCAAGAGCCCCGGCGCCTGTACACCGATCACCACTTCCCCACCGCCAGTGGTCGGGCCCGCTTCATCGCCGAGCAGCCCATGGGCCTGGCGGAGCCTCCCAGCGACAGGTATCCTCTGGTGCTCACGGTGGGCCGTTACCTGGGCCAGTGGCACACCATGACGCGCACCGCCAAGGTGCCTCGCCTCAACGCCCTGCATCCTGAGCCCCTGCTCGAGATTCACCCCGAGGATGCCGGCCCCCTCGGCCTGGAGGATGGCGCCATGGCCGAGATCCGCTCCCTGCGTGGCACGATCACGGCCCGGGCGACGGTGACCGAGCGCATCCGACCGGGCACCGTGTTTCTGCCGATGCACTGGGGCTTCATGCAGGAGCAGGCCTGTGAGGCCAACGCCCTGCTGCACGAGCAGGCCTGCCCGATCTCCAGGCAGCCCGAACTCAAGGCCGCCGCCGTGGCCGTCGCCAGGGTTCAGGAGGAGGCCCCGGTCGGGGCAAACAGCTCCACCAGCGCCGCTGGCAGGTTGTGA
- a CDS encoding NarK family nitrate/nitrite MFS transporter, which yields MLGELWSLQGRYKTLHLTWFAFFLTFVVWFNLAPLATTVKADLGLTVPQIRTVAICNVALTVPARILIGMLLDKYGPRLTYSALLVFSAFPCLLFAFAQDFNQLVVARLLLSIVGAGFVIGIRMVAEWFPPKEIGLAEGIYGGWGNFGSAFSALTMVTLAGWLSFGGGFAVDGVVLNWRGAIALSGIIAAIYGVFYYLNVEDTPPGRTYQRPARTAGLEVTSMRDFWGLIGMNVPFGVILAVLAWRLQKVKFLDDTGFAIAIVLVLLFFGFQTWGIIRTNKELIAGTKVYPKEDRYEFKQVAILELTYIVNFGSELAVVSMLPTFFETTFDLPKATAGILASAFAFVNLVARPGGGLLSDKLGSRKSTMGFLTVGLGFGYLLMSMIKPGTFVGSAGILLALVITMLCSFFVQAGEGSTFAMVPLVKRRVTGQIAGMVGAYGNVGAVAYLTIYSLLPLWLSGAADAEPTPAVVAASNSAFFQVLGVAGLIVGFLCYFVLKEPKGSFDELHEGETAVASAPLV from the coding sequence ATGCTCGGTGAACTCTGGTCTCTCCAGGGGAGATACAAGACGCTGCATCTCACCTGGTTTGCGTTCTTTCTTACTTTTGTTGTCTGGTTCAACCTGGCGCCGCTGGCGACCACCGTCAAAGCTGATCTGGGCCTCACGGTGCCCCAGATTCGCACCGTTGCAATCTGCAACGTGGCCCTCACCGTGCCGGCCCGCATCCTGATTGGAATGCTGCTCGACAAGTACGGGCCCCGCCTCACCTACTCGGCGCTGCTGGTTTTTTCGGCTTTCCCCTGCCTGTTGTTCGCCTTCGCTCAGGATTTCAACCAGCTGGTGGTGGCCCGCCTGCTGCTTTCGATCGTGGGCGCCGGCTTTGTGATCGGCATTCGCATGGTGGCTGAATGGTTCCCGCCCAAGGAGATCGGCCTGGCTGAAGGCATCTACGGCGGCTGGGGCAACTTCGGTTCCGCTTTCTCGGCCCTCACCATGGTCACCCTGGCCGGCTGGCTCTCCTTCGGAGGTGGTTTCGCGGTCGATGGCGTGGTGCTCAACTGGCGCGGCGCCATTGCCCTCTCCGGCATCATCGCCGCCATCTACGGCGTCTTCTACTACCTCAACGTTGAAGACACCCCGCCTGGCCGCACCTACCAGCGCCCCGCCAGGACGGCTGGCCTGGAGGTGACCTCCATGCGGGACTTCTGGGGCCTGATCGGCATGAACGTGCCCTTCGGCGTGATCCTGGCCGTGCTGGCCTGGCGCCTTCAGAAGGTGAAGTTTCTCGATGACACCGGCTTTGCCATCGCCATCGTGCTGGTGCTGCTGTTCTTCGGGTTCCAGACCTGGGGCATCATCCGCACCAACAAGGAGTTGATCGCCGGAACCAAGGTGTATCCCAAGGAGGATCGCTATGAGTTCAAGCAGGTGGCCATTCTCGAGCTCACCTACATCGTGAACTTCGGCTCGGAGCTGGCCGTGGTGTCCATGCTCCCCACCTTCTTCGAAACCACCTTTGACCTGCCCAAGGCCACAGCGGGAATCCTGGCCTCGGCCTTCGCGTTTGTGAACCTGGTGGCACGTCCCGGCGGCGGCCTGCTCTCGGACAAGCTCGGGTCGCGCAAGTCGACGATGGGCTTCCTCACGGTTGGTCTTGGTTTCGGCTATCTGCTGATGAGCATGATCAAGCCCGGAACGTTCGTCGGTTCCGCCGGCATCCTGCTGGCCCTGGTGATCACCATGCTGTGTTCCTTCTTTGTGCAGGCAGGGGAAGGATCCACGTTCGCCATGGTGCCGTTGGTGAAGCGTCGGGTCACAGGCCAGATTGCCGGCATGGTGGGCGCCTACGGCAACGTGGGTGCCGTGGCCTACCTCACCATCTACAGCCTGCTGCCGCTGTGGTTGTCCGGCGCCGCCGATGCCGAACCCACCCCCGCCGTGGTGGCTGCCTCCAACAGTGCCTTCTTCCAGGTTCTGGGTGTGGCTGGTCTGATCGTTGGTTTCCTCTGCTACTTCGTGCTGAAGGAGCCCAAGGGATCCTTCGATGAGCTCCACGAAGGAGAAACGGCTGTGGCTTCCGCGCCGCTGGTCTGA
- a CDS encoding molybdenum cofactor guanylyltransferase — protein MDSTPLELIPPQAPLRCCLLSGGSSRRMGRDKALLDHPAGGSWLSHTLGLLAELEAPISLCSNHPSHRQLAEQLRWFSRLGQGLPLAASLQLIEEPIPPQGPLQALGHLMHCHPGERLLLCPVDMPWLDRPSLDQLQRSAEERPRQLSVACDGARLHPLLGIYPASEALRRDLHSWLAQGHRSMHSWLARHTIHPVLLPASALHNCNRPEDWPGPRPAGLVSPAPRATG, from the coding sequence TTGGATTCCACGCCATTGGAACTGATCCCGCCCCAGGCCCCCCTGCGCTGCTGCCTGCTGAGTGGCGGCAGCAGCCGGCGCATGGGCCGGGACAAGGCCCTGCTGGACCATCCCGCCGGGGGGAGCTGGCTCAGCCACACCCTGGGGCTGCTGGCTGAGCTGGAGGCCCCGATCAGCCTCTGCAGCAATCACCCGAGCCATCGCCAGCTGGCAGAGCAGCTGCGCTGGTTCAGCCGGCTGGGCCAGGGCCTGCCCCTGGCTGCCTCCCTGCAGCTGATCGAGGAACCCATCCCCCCCCAGGGCCCCCTGCAGGCCCTGGGCCATCTGATGCACTGCCACCCCGGCGAGCGCCTTTTGCTCTGCCCGGTGGACATGCCCTGGCTGGATCGGCCCAGCCTCGACCAGCTGCAGCGCAGCGCCGAGGAACGGCCCCGGCAACTATCTGTGGCCTGCGATGGAGCGCGCCTGCACCCCCTGCTGGGGATCTACCCCGCCAGTGAGGCCCTGCGCCGCGATCTGCACAGCTGGCTGGCCCAGGGGCACCGCAGCATGCACAGCTGGCTGGCCCGCCACACCATCCACCCCGTGCTGCTGCCCGCCAGCGCCCTGCACAACTGCAACCGCCCCGAAGACTGGCCGGGGCCCCGGCCCGCCGGGCTCGTCAGTCCGGCGCCCCGGGCGACAGGCTGA
- a CDS encoding GTP 3',8-cyclase MoaA, with translation MVAAVLDQLGRRPGVLRLSLTARCNLACPYCCPDDHDPPELLSPGERRTLIAVAAGLGFSSLRLTGGEPLLHQELEALIEAVQDLRQPAGLREVALTTNGVLLTAARARALRQAGLDRITISLDGADGASVALMSGRAHQGELLLARVLEGVRHAREAGFDPGRGQLKLNAVIDRRRNADQLLPLARLARELGVELRLIEFMDVGNRNGWSPDQVLTAAEMVERIGSRWPLQPQGRAHHGTASRWRYLDRDDDLHLAVVASISAPFCGDCNRLRVTADGQAYTCLFGTAGTDLKPWLRPRPDAAGLRARLQALWGQRHDRYSEERAHLQPGAFLPHAEMAYLGG, from the coding sequence GTGGTTGCTGCCGTTCTCGACCAGCTGGGCCGGCGCCCCGGCGTGCTGCGCCTCTCCCTGACGGCCCGGTGCAACCTGGCCTGCCCCTACTGCTGCCCCGATGACCACGACCCACCGGAGCTGCTGAGCCCTGGCGAGCGGCGCACGCTGATCGCCGTGGCCGCCGGCCTGGGCTTCTCGAGCCTGCGGCTCACCGGCGGCGAACCGCTGCTGCACCAGGAGCTGGAGGCCCTGATCGAGGCGGTGCAGGACCTGCGTCAACCTGCCGGCCTGCGCGAGGTCGCCCTCACCACCAACGGGGTGCTGCTCACGGCCGCGCGGGCCAGGGCCCTGCGGCAGGCGGGCCTCGATCGGATCACCATCAGCCTCGATGGCGCCGATGGCGCCAGCGTGGCGCTCATGAGCGGCCGGGCCCACCAGGGCGAGCTGTTGCTGGCCCGGGTGCTGGAAGGCGTCCGCCATGCCCGCGAGGCGGGCTTCGATCCCGGGCGCGGGCAACTCAAACTCAACGCGGTGATCGACCGGCGCCGCAACGCTGACCAGCTGTTGCCCCTGGCGCGCCTGGCCAGAGAGCTGGGGGTGGAGCTGCGCCTGATCGAGTTCATGGATGTGGGCAACCGCAACGGCTGGAGCCCAGACCAGGTGCTCACCGCCGCCGAGATGGTTGAGCGGATCGGGAGCCGCTGGCCCCTGCAGCCCCAGGGCCGGGCCCACCACGGCACCGCCAGCCGCTGGCGCTACCTGGATCGCGACGACGACCTGCACCTGGCCGTGGTGGCATCGATCTCGGCGCCGTTCTGCGGCGACTGCAACCGGCTGCGGGTGACGGCCGATGGCCAGGCCTACACCTGTCTGTTCGGCACCGCCGGCACCGACCTCAAGCCCTGGCTGCGGCCGCGGCCCGATGCGGCCGGTCTGCGCGCCCGGCTGCAGGCGCTGTGGGGCCAGCGCCACGATCGCTACAGCGAAGAGCGGGCCCACCTGCAGCCGGGAGCCTTCCTTCCCCACGCCGAGATGGCCTACCTGGGCGGCTAG